tattttctacataattctattttttttccatGCCATAGtctaaaattataagttaacacGATAGTGAAATTGTATCTTAAAtcttttaaatagtaaaaatttaaattaatataatgataaaattatacatttacccttaaatagaaaaataaacgcacttcaacatattcaaattaaCGTTTCCCTACATTACATTAACAACACTACTAATATCAATCAACTTAAAAGATTTAGTTATTATACATTGAAagccattttctttttattatttaacaattctttgaatattatttttttctgacGTAACAATAAACTTGACCTTCAAATAATTCAAACACGgatcacatttttttaattatatatttttatttacgtTGATTAAAACTATTATGATTTGGAGTCAATAATTCAAGAAAATGTGTTCACAAAAAGAGTGCCATTTTGGACTTAGCCAAAGCCTTGACACCTTATTTTTATTAGCTTGAATTATTCAAATACTTACTATTTAATTCAATCATTTAATCATCCATTCGTTACACGGAAGTGTAAATTTAAATCAagagtttaataataaaaataccattaccaaaatttcattttattttatcttaacgTTTAAATTCTTGAGCTCCTGTAAGTTATTTTTTAACCGATCTAAGTATCTGCCTTAAAAAAGATCCAGCCAACGGGATTGTGCCATGTCAttttaaaaacaacaaataaactATGAAATAGCTCAAATACCCAACTTAATTACTTCTGGTTCAATTAAGCCTTGTTTTAAAGCAGGTATTTCAATTTATAGACCATGAACTATAAAATAATTTCCCAGTCCAAATCTTTGAATCAATGCTTTAAAAGTTTGCAAAAAATGAAGGTACgtataataaagtaaaaaaaaaaaatcccaaaatcccaTTTATTTTATCTAACATTTGTTGGTTAAATTCCATACTTGTCATTTTCCTTTCTCCTACTCTCTTATATACTTACAACACCACATTGAAAAAGTCGTATTTCATCACGCATCTTTGGACCCAACGTCCCTCCACCTTGTTCCAATAAAAACCCTCTAACAACTCCCCCCCTACCCCCCACAAAATTCCAGAACAAGAagggagaaggagaagaagaagaagatggatggTTTGCAGAGGTCTACGACGTCGTTTAGGAGACAAGGGTCGTCAGGGTTGGTATGGGATGATAAGTATTTATCGGGAGATTTGAACCAAATGAGGGCTAATGGCAAccatcaagaaaataaagaaaaccgaGGGTCGTCCCACGGTATGATGAGACGAAGCCGATCCGACGGAGGTAGCGGAAGTATGTACCACACGACGAAAGCAGCATCGCCTAACGTGGACCCTCCTTCTCCGAAGGTATCCGGGTGTGGTTTCTGTGGTGTTTTTGGCAAACCGGAGGCCGCCAAGAAAAGAAGATCAAACAAACGTAAGTCATGATGAATATCATAATACATATAGCTTAATTTTTGTATATGTTTTTTGAATGTGATATATCCGGCTTATGGGATTCCCTTTTCCAATTACGTGTGTGCTGTGCTTAGAAAACATGTAGAAATTCCATGTGAAAATCATTTCGTTAAATTGAAGGACACAAACCTCGAACTTATGTCTTTTGGTTTGTTTTTCAACAGCTTATGTTTTGTTATAGAGTTGCTTTCTTTTGTGAGCTTTGGgttgatttttttaattcctttgtaTAAATTTGTTCTTCAAAAGAAACTGAGTTATAAATTCTCATTAGGAACTATTCcttttccatttatttctcttgtaGTTGGTAATTGATAAGGTAGCCgacttttaatttgtttgttacCCAATAGTCTCTGCAGTTTAATTGATTAGCTGCCGCTCACCGATCCTATCATCTATCACCTAAAATGCCTCCACATATGATTTTGCCACCTGCCCTTCCctcttgttttttttaatgaagaACAAATTTAAGTATGATTAGATGGGATTTTCTACATCTCTCTTCATGTATTCCCTTTCTTATCTTCACTTtgacataaaataaaaaccaacaaGTTTAGATGAGACACAAGATATGGTATAATTCTAGAAAATGAATTTTCCCATGGTTTTATTAATAATACCCATCAGCTTAGACGAATTTAAAGAGGTGTCAAAATTTCCCCTAAATTCgatccaattttatttttttaaataaaaaaaatcactgattttgtactttatttaattttaaattagatgATAATTACATTAATCATTGTTAGATCGTAAATTTGGGATGAAGTTATGTTGACCAAGTGATAACcaagagaattttttaaaattttacaataaaattaaaaattattgtttaTTAGGGTTTGGCTTAATGGTTTTTGTGCGGACTTGATATTTATATTAGAATTGTTAGATATATGATatgttattttaataactaaaattaattatttagtgatatataaatataataattgatTACGATTCACACTAACCTTatattaaatatgatatttaaatttaatttagttatttaagCACCTCCGGTTGTGGTGAGTTCAGCTAGTTAGCACTTTGACAGGTTTTGATTAAAGTACCTAGTCATGTCCAACACTTTTAAGCTTCAAAATCTAAAACCGATTATTAGAAGACCTAAAAGCATACAACAACATTAATGAACtaaattattcaattacactttcTTGGCTTTGTTTATGATGCATCTTTTTGTAAcactaacaattttttttttttaatttcaaactaaataatataaatataatttctcttaattcatcCAATATTATTGGGTTAGTCAACGTACATAATTCATCATCGGTGGCTCCCTCTTTGTAAGGAaagattaataataaattaagattACCCCATGCCCAACGACAGCTACTCGATTGAATAAGACCAAGAGAAAGACCCAAATTCAGACCCTCGCAGCTCTTCATATTTAAAGTTACGTTAAATGAACAATCCGATCCATCCACCCATCAATACACGTTGCTATCATACTCAATCTATCAGCAGCCACAGATGGGCCAAAATAGTCAAGAGTCGGCTCCAAATCATGCTTGCGGCCGatttgtgattaaattatttccctttatttttgttcaaattaGAGTAACAAATTTTTTGATTATATCTTTCTTTTTGACTTAATGTTTAAAATTATCACAGCCACTCTTTGACtcgtaaataaaatataatatgtttcAATGTACTCGAACCTATATATTCCTATACTGATAATAATGCGTTTTCTAAGATCTTATTGAATGGGTTGATTTTCAGAAAAAGTCAGTAAAACAACGAAAAATTATAACCTGTCACTATTTGTATTAAAAATGATGTAAATCTAGTTGTTGGTCAAATCTTTCCCAtctaaaatactattatttagtATTAAATAGTTATTAGGTATGCAAATTGTCCTATCCTTGGAATTATTAATGGTTGAATCTATTAGATTATGagtcatcattaaaataaaataatttgtataGGAATTTATAATAATCTTTCACAGTTATACTATTACAGTagtttgtttaaaaatttacaaacaTCATGCTGACgaaaaaaacatacaaaattaaaaaaaaaatttgattaatagCCTTCAATTATCTATTTAACTCTTAATTTTCAACCCTCCTAacttttgttttaaatattaaaatgtacaACTTCTCCATTGAGAAATAAAGAAAGCAACCTGTTGAATGTGTAACAAATGAGCCGAAATTTGAGCCCACAATACAATGCCAGGCCGGTCCATAAACTTTATCAAATTCCTACattagagaaaagaaaagaaaaagtagtaaCCATGAGACATACATATTAGGACAAAAAGAAGGtaatcaaaatgattaagagctCATGAGACAGATTGGACATAATTTGACATTATAGTAGTTCTACACATGCAAATGACTCAAAggaggtaaataaaaaaaagaagattatTTGATTATTAGAATATGATGCTGTTTGTATTTGATAATTGATATGAGTTTTTGAGGTGCCTCTTGCTGGTTTTTACACATGAGCTGTTGGATCATGATCTGATCTTATTATGGATTCCCATACTCCAGGTTTCAAAGCTGAAACTCTTTTATTCTACTGTATATACgtgtgtgaaattgactgaaaTCTATTTCAATATTTGCAAGCATAGTTAATGTGAAGAAACCCCAAATTTTCTTAGTGTTAAAAATATTATCGAGGCTTTTATATAAAGTATTATTGTATTTTGtctctactattaaaaattgatccCTATACATCAATATGAGGCACACGCTATACGTTGTGTGTTACTATTTAGTTATTCCGTCAATCACACTaaattttaacaatacaaataaatgaaattttttaataaaaaaaatcaaattactctttaatctaatgtacaaagactaatttatatatttttaaataaaaaaataaaaactcctaATATAATCACCATTACACTAATTTTACGGCAATAGAGTAAACACAACCCCTTTGAGCCAACAGATCAGTAAGTTAATGTTTTGTTTATAGTTTTCATGATTTAACTTTTTGACAGgaatggcaaaaaaaaaaaaacacctagTCAATGGTTCCATGTGCCTCTTAACACCTAGATTCTGCTGAAAGAAACAGATCAGAAAGAAAGtcatataatttctttttcttgcaGAGTTATTGTCTCCTTCTTGTGACTTGTGAGGTTCCATGAATAATCCTCTCAATCATTCAAACTCAGGCAATTCCAAAAAGAAACACCAATAGCATATATATTCACAAACAACTTCGAtttccaaaaatgaaaagaattgttAAAATTGAGACATACCTTCTTGATGTTATAAGCGACGTGCCTTGAGCTAAACTTCTCTAAGCTATCGTAAGTTCTTCTGGCACAGCGGAAGGCATGCACTTGCATGAACCCTGGCATGTCGGCAACCAAAACTTTCACCTGAAGAAACGAAATCACTGATGATAAATTCGTTTCAATGTGGGATACTGACTTTCTTCCTTCAACAACTACCACCTTTCCTCCGCCGCCTTCCTCTCCTTCGGTACCTTCTTTTTCGATTCCTCTCCGGCCAGCTTTCTCTATAGCATGACCATTTTCCAGTTTATTCAACAATAAACTCTGTGAAACCGGCTTGTTGTTATTTACCAGTACAGCAGGCTCTGATTTCGGCTTCTGACTTTTAGCATTGGACCTATAAAAAGTGCTCAAGAAATCTCCTAATTTCTTATGCTTTTTCTCTTTGGAAGCCATTAATCTTTCTCACTCTCTCTGTGTCTGGTTGTAATAATGTTGTTTTGGTCTATGAAGTCGAGCCACGAAGGTGCATGAATATATATAATGTGAGCAGGGGTGGTGTTGGGAATCATTAGGCAAAAAGAATACccatatacataaaataataatgattagAAAGTGGATGGGATTAATTATATAGGCAAACCATGTGTTATTGCCTGTAATGAAGGATAAATATTTGATgggttttttttaatcaaaattaacagTCTATGTGGAAGTGGCATATTTGTCTCCAATGAGATTGTTTACTCAAGAACCAGCACCCATATGGACTCACCTTATACTGCACCGCCTCTTTCCATAAGCTACCTAACGAAACTGTCGCTTTCAGACTATTATTAGAGATATATTGCAATTAGAATCTAACCAAAGAAGTTTATAATTAGACCAAAATCTATGataaaattggattaaattacAGCTAAAATGATGGGTATACTTCTGGTAATAAAAGACAGAAAGCCCATGATCAACTCCTGGTTGATGAGTTTGCAATCTGTTAAAGAAATTGTGGTTCT
The genomic region above belongs to Gossypium hirsutum isolate 1008001.06 chromosome D05, Gossypium_hirsutum_v2.1, whole genome shotgun sequence and contains:
- the LOC107902850 gene encoding uncharacterized protein At1g15400, yielding MDGLQRSTTSFRRQGSSGLVWDDKYLSGDLNQMRANGNHQENKENRGSSHGMMRRSRSDGGSGSMYHTTKAASPNVDPPSPKVSGCGFCGVFGKPEAAKKRRSNKRKS
- the LOC107903303 gene encoding uncharacterized protein, whose amino-acid sequence is MASKEKKHKKLGDFLSTFYRSNAKSQKPKSEPAVLVNNNKPVSQSLLLNKLENGHAIEKAGRRGIEKEGTEGEEGGGGKVVVVEGRKSVSHIETNLSSVISFLQVKVLVADMPGFMQVHAFRCARRTYDSLEKFSSRHVAYNIKKEFDKVYGPAWHCIVGSNFGSFVTHSTGCFLYFSMEKLYILIFKTKVRRVEN